One Halostagnicola kamekurae DNA segment encodes these proteins:
- a CDS encoding ATP-binding cassette domain-containing protein, with amino-acid sequence MIESENADSGPITVESVGLSFGDVNVLESVSIAVEPGEFVGLVGPNGAGKTTLLRAISGALEPDTGRVTIDGVDIHDASSRASSRLVSVVPQDTNLSFSFPVRDVVEMGRYPHRSRFSPPTQADRDAIDRALERTRTEALADRPIDEISGGQRQRVVLARAVAQETPALLLDEPTGSLDVNHQIETLELVRELVDSGRAVCAAIHDLDLAARYCDRLVMLADGGVRRTGLPADVLSADTLSNVFDTNAAVTENPVTGTETVTALPDAEISARDDDREAAGSDSMAPASIPERVHVLGSGSAATGALARLHNAGVRTSLGPVPSGDIAAETARRLEIDRIEAPPFDSISERDIAAFEAAVTASDAVVLADVTVSSGNQLLLENLSAGTPLVVVETRPFEERHFAGDEARRLYEACRSRAREMGSTGVIEGSTGILEAPAGVLKAVSWAVAKHDESIDCEQKDTGSADSTTGTARTN; translated from the coding sequence ATGATCGAGAGTGAAAACGCCGATTCCGGTCCGATCACCGTCGAAAGCGTCGGTCTCTCGTTCGGCGACGTGAACGTCCTCGAGAGCGTCTCGATTGCTGTCGAACCGGGCGAATTCGTCGGACTCGTCGGGCCGAACGGGGCCGGCAAGACGACGTTATTGCGTGCGATAAGCGGCGCGCTCGAGCCCGATACCGGACGGGTCACGATCGACGGCGTCGATATCCACGACGCCTCGTCCCGGGCCTCGAGTCGGCTCGTCTCGGTCGTCCCGCAGGATACGAACCTCTCGTTTTCGTTCCCCGTTCGAGACGTCGTCGAGATGGGGCGGTATCCCCACCGGTCGCGGTTCTCGCCGCCGACACAGGCGGATCGGGACGCGATCGATCGAGCCCTCGAGCGGACCCGAACCGAGGCGCTCGCGGATCGGCCGATCGACGAGATCAGCGGCGGACAGCGCCAGCGGGTCGTCCTCGCCAGAGCCGTCGCGCAGGAAACGCCCGCGCTCTTGCTCGACGAACCGACGGGGAGTCTCGACGTCAATCACCAGATCGAGACGCTCGAGTTGGTCAGAGAGTTGGTTGATAGCGGGCGGGCGGTCTGTGCGGCCATCCACGACCTGGATCTGGCGGCGCGGTACTGTGACCGGCTGGTGATGCTCGCCGACGGCGGCGTTCGCCGAACGGGGCTGCCTGCGGACGTGCTCTCCGCGGACACGCTCTCGAACGTGTTCGATACGAACGCGGCCGTCACCGAGAATCCGGTTACCGGAACCGAGACGGTCACGGCCCTCCCCGATGCCGAGATTTCCGCCCGTGACGACGACCGCGAAGCGGCCGGTTCTGACTCGATGGCTCCCGCTTCGATACCCGAGCGCGTCCACGTCCTCGGCTCCGGATCGGCGGCGACGGGCGCGCTCGCGCGATTGCACAACGCGGGCGTTCGAACCTCTCTCGGCCCGGTTCCGAGCGGGGACATCGCCGCGGAAACGGCGCGCCGGCTCGAGATAGACCGAATCGAAGCGCCGCCGTTCGATTCGATCTCAGAGCGTGATATCGCGGCGTTCGAAGCGGCTGTGACCGCCAGCGACGCGGTGGTACTCGCAGACGTCACGGTGAGTTCGGGGAATCAGCTCCTTCTCGAGAACCTATCGGCCGGAACGCCGCTCGTCGTCGTCGAGACGCGGCCGTTCGAGGAGCGACACTTCGCCGGCGACGAGGCGAGGCGACTGTATGAGGCGTGTCGGTCGCGCGCACGCGAGATGGGTAGTACGGGTGTGATCGAGGGGTCAACGGGCATACTCGAGGCTCCGGCGGGCGTCCTCAAGGCCGTTTCGTGGGCGGTCGCGAAACACGACGAGTCGATCGACTGCGAGCAGAAAGATACGGGGTCAGCAGATTCGACGACCGGAACGGCCCGGACGAACTGA
- the gatE gene encoding Glu-tRNA(Gln) amidotransferase subunit GatE — MTEDEYDYEALGLVAGLEIHQQLDTATKLFCECPTAIREPEDATRQFTRYLHPTRSELGELDDAAVEESMVEREFTYLAYDSTCLVEADDEPPHRLDEEALETTLEVAQLMDMNPVDQAHVMRKIVVDGSNTSGFQRSTLIATGGEIETSDGAVGIEDLLLEEESAQRVEETDDGVTYSLDRLGIPLVEIGTSPDIRSPEQALEAAERIGMLLRSTGKVKRGLGTIRQDVNVSIEDGARVEIKGVQSLDDIDDIVRNEVRRQAKLVEIVAELDNRDASVGDPQTVTEVFEGTDSGVIGGALSSGGSVTAVPLYGFDGLVGREIAPDRRLGTEFSDHAKRHGAGGIFHTDELPAYGVTEAEVESLRDAVGAGENDAVAIVAAETTVAESAIDAVADRARTALEGVPEETRGANDDGTTRYLRPLPGAARMYPETDVPPVEPDPSDVPEPELLTEKVQRYQEEYDLGEGLAEQVAYGTYMPFFEAVVDDGIDPTLAATTLESTLTELRRDDVPVDQLTEDHLEGVLEMAESGELPNEGIPDLLSVLAKEPDQSPAAAAEDAGLGSAGEDEVRETIVEVVERNEGQVEEEGMQAFSGLMGECMGALRGKADGDLVSELLREEIQKRA, encoded by the coding sequence ATGACCGAGGACGAGTACGACTACGAAGCGCTCGGACTCGTCGCCGGACTCGAGATCCACCAGCAACTCGATACGGCGACGAAGCTGTTCTGTGAGTGCCCGACGGCGATTCGCGAACCCGAAGACGCAACGCGTCAGTTCACCCGCTACCTCCATCCGACGCGCAGCGAACTCGGCGAACTCGACGACGCCGCCGTCGAGGAGAGCATGGTCGAGCGCGAGTTCACGTACCTCGCCTACGACTCGACGTGTCTCGTCGAAGCCGACGACGAGCCGCCGCATCGACTGGACGAAGAAGCCCTCGAGACCACGCTCGAGGTCGCCCAGCTGATGGACATGAACCCGGTCGATCAGGCCCACGTCATGCGAAAGATCGTCGTCGACGGCTCGAACACGTCGGGCTTCCAGCGCTCGACGCTGATCGCGACCGGCGGGGAGATCGAGACGAGCGACGGCGCGGTCGGCATCGAGGATCTCCTGCTCGAGGAAGAGAGCGCCCAGCGCGTCGAGGAGACGGACGACGGCGTCACCTACAGTCTCGATCGGCTCGGGATTCCGCTGGTCGAGATCGGCACCAGCCCGGACATTCGATCGCCGGAGCAGGCGCTCGAGGCGGCGGAGCGAATCGGGATGTTGCTGCGCTCGACGGGGAAAGTAAAGCGCGGGCTCGGAACGATTCGCCAGGACGTCAACGTCTCCATCGAGGACGGTGCGCGCGTCGAGATCAAGGGCGTCCAGAGCCTGGACGACATCGACGACATCGTCCGCAACGAGGTCCGACGCCAGGCGAAACTCGTCGAAATCGTGGCGGAACTCGACAATCGGGATGCCAGTGTTGGAGATCCACAGACCGTGACGGAGGTCTTCGAGGGAACGGACAGCGGCGTGATCGGCGGCGCGCTTTCATCCGGCGGCTCGGTAACTGCCGTTCCGCTGTACGGGTTCGACGGACTCGTCGGGCGCGAAATCGCTCCCGATCGCCGGCTCGGAACCGAGTTCTCGGATCACGCCAAACGCCACGGGGCGGGCGGCATCTTCCACACCGACGAACTTCCGGCCTACGGCGTGACCGAGGCGGAGGTCGAGTCGCTTCGGGACGCGGTCGGTGCCGGAGAGAACGACGCCGTCGCCATCGTCGCCGCCGAGACAACCGTCGCGGAATCGGCCATCGATGCCGTCGCGGACCGCGCGCGGACCGCACTCGAGGGCGTCCCAGAGGAAACCCGCGGGGCGAACGACGACGGGACGACACGGTACCTCCGTCCGCTGCCCGGTGCCGCCCGGATGTACCCCGAAACCGACGTTCCGCCGGTCGAACCCGATCCGAGCGACGTGCCAGAACCGGAGCTCCTGACCGAGAAGGTCCAACGCTACCAGGAGGAGTACGACCTCGGCGAGGGGCTGGCCGAGCAGGTCGCCTACGGAACGTACATGCCCTTCTTCGAGGCCGTGGTCGACGATGGTATCGATCCGACGCTGGCGGCGACGACCCTCGAGTCGACGCTGACCGAACTCAGACGCGACGACGTGCCGGTCGATCAGTTGACCGAAGATCACCTCGAGGGCGTACTCGAGATGGCCGAGAGCGGGGAGCTACCGAACGAGGGGATTCCGGATCTGCTCTCGGTGCTCGCGAAAGAGCCTGACCAGTCGCCGGCGGCCGCCGCGGAGGACGCGGGACTCGGCTCCGCCGGCGAGGACGAGGTTCGGGAAACGATCGTCGAAGTCGTCGAGCGAAACGAAGGGCAGGTCGAAGAAGAGGGTATGCAGGCCTTCTCCGGATTGATGGGCGAGTGTATGGGCGCGCTCCGTGGGAAAGCAGATGGGGACCTCGTGAGCGAACTGCTCCGCGAAGAGATTCAAAAGCGAGCCTGA
- a CDS encoding RNA methyltransferase, with product MDTRDPPSVAVVDAETPGNVGTIARAMKNFGFEDLLLVDPPELDPDGEAYGFAGHARDDVLPDATELSFDDLVENYHTIGCTAVTNEDDEHHVRFPYSTPAELAERLPTVDAPTVLVFGRERVGLMNEELSRIDEICSIPASAEYPALNLGQAATITLYELRSLALADGDTQLPDKTRVRAPEPLLERLYDQWGDLLAELNHPEEKREKTMRMIRRVYGRADPTEGEVNTLLGLLRRATERPDLQGSDDRSDR from the coding sequence ATGGACACGCGGGATCCGCCTTCCGTCGCCGTCGTCGACGCTGAGACACCGGGGAACGTGGGCACCATCGCTCGAGCGATGAAGAACTTCGGCTTCGAGGACTTACTGTTGGTCGATCCGCCGGAACTCGATCCGGACGGCGAAGCCTACGGGTTCGCTGGACACGCTCGAGACGACGTCTTACCCGACGCGACCGAACTCTCGTTCGACGACCTCGTGGAGAACTACCACACCATCGGGTGTACGGCCGTCACGAACGAGGACGACGAACACCACGTTCGGTTCCCGTACTCGACGCCCGCGGAACTCGCCGAGCGATTACCGACCGTCGACGCCCCGACCGTCCTCGTTTTCGGTCGCGAACGCGTCGGCCTCATGAACGAGGAGCTGAGCCGAATCGACGAGATCTGTTCGATCCCCGCGAGCGCCGAGTATCCCGCGCTCAACCTCGGACAGGCGGCGACGATCACGCTCTACGAACTCCGCTCGCTCGCGCTCGCAGACGGCGACACGCAACTCCCAGACAAAACGCGCGTTCGCGCCCCGGAACCGCTGCTCGAGCGACTCTACGATCAGTGGGGAGACCTGCTCGCCGAACTCAACCACCCCGAGGAGAAACGCGAGAAGACGATGCGGATGATCCGCCGCGTGTACGGCAGGGCGGACCCGACGGAAGGAGAAGTCAACACGTTACTCGGATTGCTTCGACGGGCGACCGAGCGGCCCGACCTGCAGGGATCGGACGACCGCTCGGATCGATAG
- a CDS encoding Cdc6/Cdc18 family protein yields MSSNDDRDPLFRYDDPIFADERLLEITHLPGPDRIVGRDEQMQRVADALNPAVFGSEPNHLFIFGKTGTGKSLISRSVTQRVITEAERDGVTVKYAFIDCGEQNTEASVVKTIAQIINEPDNSGITVPDRGLGTGDYYKRLWQTIDHCTDVTIVILDEIDMLEDDEILRKLSRAGENRRISDAAIGIVGISNKIDFPDHLSERVKSSLSRDELVFSPYDANQLIEILEKRQDAFHDSVLEDDVIPLTSALAAQEHGDARKAIDILRNAGRLAKKQNDARVTAENVREAKEKTEADRFNELIEGSPQQAKAILYALTVLTQNSSQKEFPTKIIYNQYKELARRLDFDILSERRVQEILQEQNFLNVIQSERTGRGRGRGAHAKHRLLENPSIVEKVLLRDSRLALLDENADTETSSGR; encoded by the coding sequence ATGTCCTCCAACGATGACCGGGACCCGCTCTTTCGCTACGACGATCCGATCTTCGCCGACGAGCGTTTGCTCGAGATCACGCATCTTCCGGGACCCGACCGGATCGTCGGGCGAGACGAGCAGATGCAGCGGGTCGCCGACGCACTCAATCCGGCGGTGTTCGGGAGCGAGCCAAACCACCTGTTTATCTTCGGGAAGACGGGTACCGGGAAGTCGCTCATCTCGCGGTCGGTCACCCAGCGAGTGATTACGGAGGCCGAACGCGACGGCGTCACGGTCAAGTACGCCTTCATCGACTGCGGCGAGCAAAACACCGAAGCGTCGGTCGTCAAGACCATCGCTCAGATCATCAACGAACCCGACAACAGCGGTATCACGGTTCCAGATCGCGGGCTCGGAACCGGGGACTACTACAAGCGACTCTGGCAGACGATCGATCACTGCACCGACGTAACGATCGTTATCCTCGACGAAATCGACATGCTCGAGGACGACGAGATCCTTCGAAAACTATCCCGGGCCGGCGAAAACCGACGAATTTCGGACGCGGCGATCGGGATCGTCGGCATCTCGAACAAGATCGACTTTCCGGATCACCTCTCCGAGCGGGTCAAGTCGAGTCTCTCGCGAGACGAACTCGTCTTTTCGCCCTACGATGCGAACCAGCTGATCGAGATCCTCGAGAAACGCCAGGACGCTTTCCACGACAGCGTGCTCGAGGACGACGTGATTCCGCTGACCTCCGCGCTCGCGGCACAGGAACACGGCGACGCGCGAAAGGCGATCGACATTCTTCGAAACGCGGGGCGGCTCGCGAAGAAACAGAACGACGCGCGGGTCACCGCCGAAAACGTCCGGGAGGCGAAAGAAAAGACCGAAGCGGATCGGTTCAACGAACTGATCGAAGGGTCGCCCCAGCAGGCGAAAGCGATCCTGTACGCGCTGACGGTGTTGACCCAGAACAGCTCTCAGAAGGAGTTCCCGACGAAGATAATCTACAACCAGTACAAGGAACTGGCGCGACGGCTCGATTTCGACATCCTCTCCGAACGGCGCGTTCAGGAAATCCTGCAGGAACAGAACTTCCTCAACGTGATCCAGTCCGAGCGAACCGGCCGCGGCCGCGGTCGCGGCGCGCACGCGAAACACCGACTGCTCGAGAACCCGTCGATCGTCGAGAAGGTGCTCCTGCGTGATTCTCGGCTCGCACTACTCGATGAAAACGCGGATACCGAGACGTCCTCCGGGCGGTAA
- a CDS encoding 6-hydroxymethylpterin diphosphokinase MptE-like protein codes for MEYNEFEPIYEAILADFGFDRTADERARETLAALTDPFDLQKIGAVRDATVAIAGAGPSLESRAALERARACDVVFGASTAVDVLEAHDIAVDCMVTDLDKNPETVVRLTERGTPVAVHAHGDNIPAVREVVPRCRLECVLPTTQAEPSGHVRNFGGFTDGDRAAFLADALGARRLEFVGWDFDDPSVDPMKAEKLRWARDLLAVLEQRRNERFSVLDGHRESIDASAVGLE; via the coding sequence ATGGAATACAACGAATTCGAACCCATTTACGAGGCGATTCTGGCAGATTTCGGTTTCGACCGAACGGCCGACGAACGCGCACGGGAGACGCTCGCGGCGCTAACCGATCCGTTCGACCTCCAAAAAATCGGCGCGGTTCGCGACGCGACGGTCGCGATCGCGGGCGCGGGGCCGTCCCTCGAGTCGCGGGCGGCTCTCGAGCGCGCGCGAGCGTGCGACGTCGTATTCGGTGCATCGACTGCCGTCGACGTTCTCGAAGCGCACGATATCGCCGTCGACTGTATGGTGACCGATCTCGATAAGAACCCGGAGACGGTCGTTCGGTTGACCGAGCGCGGGACGCCGGTCGCCGTTCACGCACACGGGGACAATATTCCGGCGGTACGCGAGGTCGTTCCGCGGTGTCGACTCGAGTGCGTGCTACCGACGACTCAGGCCGAACCGTCCGGCCACGTTCGCAATTTTGGCGGCTTCACGGACGGGGATCGGGCGGCGTTTCTCGCCGATGCGCTCGGCGCTCGCAGGCTCGAGTTCGTCGGCTGGGATTTCGACGATCCGTCCGTCGACCCGATGAAAGCCGAAAAACTCCGTTGGGCGAGGGATCTTCTGGCGGTGCTCGAACAGCGACGAAACGAGCGGTTTTCCGTTCTCGACGGCCACCGGGAATCGATCGACGCGAGTGCAGTCGGTCTCGAGTGA
- a CDS encoding tubulin/FtsZ family protein, which translates to MAHNNTPDSGFLERGNRSRPDRAGTAPVDRGERPQSQAMKLALIGFGQAGGKVVDEFLSYERTIDGNFVESAIAVNSATADLHGLEEIPTEHRVLIGQTRVKGHGVGADNELGATVTEEDIDEIQGAIDRVPVHEIDAFLIVAGMGGGTGSGGAPVLAKHLNRIYSEPVYGLGILPATDEGGIYTLNAARSFRTFVREVDNLLVFDNDAWRQTGESVRTGYGEINREIAERFGLLFAAGEVEEGDHVAESVVDSSEIINTLSGGGVSTVGYARETVENANDGLISKFRDGDSPDELSATSRMTSLVRKAALGRLTLPCDVSSAERGLAVATGPPAHLNRKGIERGRTWLEEETGSMEIRGGDFPLVGEREVGSIVLLTGVTSVPRIETLQQVAIDAKNRTADVQAQSQEQFSSLMDTGGEIDALF; encoded by the coding sequence GTGGCCCATAACAATACTCCAGATTCCGGATTTCTCGAGCGTGGAAACCGTTCTCGACCCGACCGGGCAGGCACCGCACCGGTCGATCGCGGAGAACGGCCACAATCGCAAGCTATGAAACTCGCACTCATCGGCTTCGGACAGGCGGGCGGGAAAGTTGTCGACGAGTTCCTATCGTACGAGCGGACGATCGACGGGAACTTCGTCGAATCGGCGATCGCGGTCAACTCCGCGACCGCGGACCTACACGGGCTCGAGGAGATTCCGACGGAGCATCGGGTTCTCATCGGGCAGACGCGGGTCAAAGGCCACGGCGTCGGCGCGGACAACGAACTCGGAGCGACGGTCACCGAGGAGGATATCGATGAGATACAGGGCGCTATCGACCGAGTTCCGGTCCACGAAATCGACGCGTTCCTGATCGTCGCGGGGATGGGTGGCGGCACCGGTTCGGGCGGCGCGCCCGTCCTCGCGAAGCACCTCAATCGGATTTACTCCGAACCCGTGTACGGACTGGGAATCCTGCCGGCGACCGACGAGGGCGGGATCTACACGCTCAACGCCGCCCGGTCGTTCCGGACGTTCGTCCGCGAGGTCGACAACTTGCTCGTCTTCGACAACGACGCCTGGCGACAGACCGGCGAATCGGTTCGCACCGGTTACGGAGAGATAAACCGAGAAATCGCAGAGCGGTTCGGGCTCCTCTTCGCGGCGGGCGAGGTCGAAGAAGGAGACCACGTCGCCGAGAGCGTCGTCGACTCCTCGGAGATCATCAACACGCTCTCGGGTGGCGGCGTCTCGACCGTCGGCTACGCTCGAGAGACCGTCGAGAACGCGAACGACGGACTCATCTCCAAGTTCCGAGACGGGGATTCGCCCGACGAACTGTCGGCGACGAGTCGGATGACGAGTCTGGTTCGGAAGGCGGCCCTCGGCCGCCTGACGCTGCCCTGTGACGTCTCGAGTGCCGAACGCGGGCTCGCGGTCGCGACCGGTCCGCCCGCCCACCTCAACCGGAAGGGAATCGAACGCGGACGCACGTGGCTCGAAGAGGAGACCGGTAGCATGGAGATCCGTGGCGGTGATTTCCCGCTCGTCGGCGAACGCGAGGTCGGCTCGATCGTGTTGCTCACCGGCGTGACGTCGGTCCCGCGGATCGAAACGCTCCAGCAGGTCGCGATCGACGCGAAAAATCGCACCGCGGACGTCCAGGCACAGAGCCAGGAACAGTTCTCGTCGCTGATGGATACCGGTGGAGAGATCGACGCGCTCTTCTGA
- a CDS encoding HalOD1 output domain-containing protein, producing MVDPTDTSPVGRQLPPSQAIIEAVANAEGVDVIDLRPPAYEPLYSVVDPEALDLLFAHPNDASNSETRVSFVYEGYDIVVYGDGQVSVSEATSSNGRVNSLGN from the coding sequence ATGGTCGATCCGACAGACACTTCCCCGGTCGGTCGGCAGCTTCCCCCGAGCCAAGCCATCATCGAGGCCGTCGCGAACGCCGAGGGCGTCGATGTGATCGATTTGCGACCACCCGCCTACGAACCGCTATACTCCGTGGTCGATCCCGAAGCGCTCGATCTCCTGTTCGCCCACCCGAACGACGCAAGCAATTCCGAAACGCGTGTCTCGTTCGTCTACGAGGGATACGACATCGTCGTCTACGGCGACGGACAGGTCAGCGTTTCGGAGGCGACCTCCTCCAACGGGAGGGTAAATTCTCTCGGAAACTGA
- a CDS encoding Gfo/Idh/MocA family protein — protein MTPDRSDIETGIVGLGNIGQYHAERLLELEVPLVGGMDVAPEARERFENRYGVDVYDNYEDLYETVDAVVITTPNKFHEQYAVAALEADLHVLLEKPLAHTLASSERIAAAAAGSSGVAMVGFNNRFANTVQIVKNRIDRGELGTVTHVEANYVRRRGIPGRGSWFTRRSIAGGGALIDLGVHAIDLSMYLLEYPPVAEVTGVSRGEFGYRDEYAYLDMWGTDSGSNEFDVDDSASAFVRCPSNRTISLEVAWATNRPENHEFVVRGTDAAARFDLLENELTFHAASSSGPDHLEDTSITTRQNDTHTDEQIAFFDTIATGDDRENSVDEALEVQRIVDAIYRSSDQERTVSLSN, from the coding sequence ATGACTCCCGATCGAAGCGACATCGAAACCGGAATCGTCGGACTCGGAAACATCGGCCAGTACCACGCCGAGCGGTTGCTCGAGCTCGAGGTCCCGCTGGTCGGCGGGATGGACGTCGCCCCGGAGGCCAGAGAGCGCTTCGAGAACCGCTACGGCGTGGACGTGTACGATAACTACGAGGATCTGTACGAGACTGTCGACGCCGTCGTCATCACGACGCCGAACAAGTTTCACGAACAGTACGCAGTCGCGGCCCTGGAGGCGGATCTTCACGTCCTTCTCGAGAAGCCGCTCGCTCACACGCTCGCGAGTTCCGAACGAATCGCCGCGGCAGCGGCCGGCTCCTCGGGCGTCGCGATGGTGGGGTTCAACAATCGCTTCGCAAACACCGTTCAGATCGTGAAAAACCGGATCGATCGTGGCGAGTTGGGAACCGTCACGCACGTCGAGGCGAACTACGTTCGCAGGCGGGGCATCCCGGGTCGAGGGTCGTGGTTCACCCGGCGCTCGATCGCGGGCGGCGGCGCGCTCATCGATCTGGGCGTGCACGCGATCGACCTCTCGATGTACCTCCTCGAGTACCCCCCGGTCGCGGAAGTAACCGGCGTCTCTCGCGGCGAGTTCGGTTACCGCGACGAGTACGCCTACCTCGACATGTGGGGGACCGATTCCGGGTCGAACGAGTTCGACGTCGACGACTCCGCGAGCGCGTTCGTGCGCTGCCCCTCGAATCGAACGATCTCCCTGGAGGTCGCCTGGGCGACGAACCGACCCGAAAACCACGAGTTCGTGGTTCGAGGGACCGACGCAGCCGCCAGATTCGATCTACTCGAGAACGAGTTGACGTTCCACGCCGCGAGTTCGAGCGGTCCGGACCATCTCGAAGACACGTCGATAACGACGCGACAAAACGACACCCACACCGACGAACAGATCGCGTTCTTCGACACGATCGCGACCGGCGACGATCGCGAAAACAGCGTCGACGAGGCGCTCGAAGTCCAGCGAATCGTCGACGCGATCTATCGCTCGAGCGATCAGGAACGCACGGTGTCGCTTTCGAACTGA
- a CDS encoding ABC transporter ATP-binding protein, protein MARVRLDNVTKQYEDITAVDEISLDIEDGEFLCLVGPSGCGKSTTMETVAGLTKPTDGSIYIGEREVTNLAPKDRGIAMVFQNIALFPHMNVFENISFGLRLRTYDDEEIERRVSQAADIVQLTGMEERMPNELSGGQRQRVAIARAIVRNPGVFLMDEPLANLDAKLRVHMRTELQRLHRELQTTVIYVTHDQAEAMTMADRIAVLDGGRLQQVDPPLGCYNEPDNLFVAGFIGSPSMNFVEGELVDDGLETPNFRVAFDPSRVPDVAVGREVTLGVRPEDVHLSASSDAVSRPTETISARTDVIEPMGDEVFVYLLLSDTVDRGMDRDPASSPDQLLMSLPADTQITDDQRAEVVFDAARIHLFDTETGTALTHGLPESDGTAEEGTMTEADG, encoded by the coding sequence ATGGCACGAGTACGACTCGATAACGTCACGAAACAGTACGAAGACATCACCGCAGTAGACGAGATCTCGCTCGACATCGAGGACGGGGAGTTTCTCTGTCTCGTCGGCCCGTCGGGTTGTGGGAAATCGACGACGATGGAGACCGTCGCCGGCCTGACGAAACCGACCGACGGCTCGATCTACATCGGCGAGCGCGAGGTCACGAACCTCGCGCCGAAAGACAGGGGCATCGCGATGGTGTTTCAGAACATCGCGCTGTTTCCCCACATGAACGTCTTCGAAAACATCTCCTTCGGGCTTCGTCTCAGAACCTACGACGACGAGGAGATCGAACGGCGCGTCTCACAGGCCGCGGACATCGTCCAGCTAACTGGCATGGAAGAGCGAATGCCCAACGAGCTATCGGGCGGCCAGCGCCAGCGGGTCGCCATCGCTCGCGCCATCGTGCGGAATCCGGGCGTGTTTCTGATGGACGAACCGCTGGCGAACCTCGACGCGAAGCTTCGGGTCCACATGCGAACCGAACTCCAGCGGCTCCACCGCGAGTTACAGACGACGGTCATCTACGTCACGCACGATCAGGCAGAGGCGATGACGATGGCCGACCGGATCGCGGTCCTCGACGGCGGGCGACTCCAACAGGTCGATCCGCCGCTTGGCTGTTACAACGAACCGGACAACCTGTTCGTGGCCGGTTTCATCGGCTCGCCCTCGATGAACTTCGTCGAGGGCGAACTCGTCGATGACGGCCTCGAAACGCCGAATTTCCGCGTCGCGTTCGACCCGTCTCGAGTACCCGACGTGGCCGTTGGCCGCGAGGTGACACTCGGCGTCCGTCCGGAAGATGTCCACCTCTCTGCGAGTTCGGATGCCGTTTCCAGACCGACCGAGACGATCTCGGCCCGGACCGACGTCATCGAACCGATGGGCGACGAAGTGTTCGTTTACCTGTTGCTCTCGGATACCGTCGACCGCGGTATGGACCGAGATCCAGCATCGTCGCCGGACCAGTTACTGATGAGTCTCCCTGCCGACACGCAGATCACGGACGACCAGCGGGCCGAGGTCGTCTTCGACGCCGCGAGGATCCATCTGTTCGATACTGAAACGGGAACGGCACTCACACACGGACTCCCCGAGTCTGATGGGACGGCCGAGGAGGGGACGATGACCGAGGCAGACGGGTGA